The Kitasatospora setae KM-6054 genome contains a region encoding:
- a CDS encoding helix-turn-helix domain-containing protein, with product MLEERETIGKRVKRQRLRLGMPQADLAAAIGRTQGWVSKVENGKVELDRASIINQLAAALHCHPNDLIERPYVAGKSSENQWQVSASGILRELRRYDLTPVFDGAPRRSAELWRDTLRLHRLRDTASNVAILRVLPDMLREARALAEVSTGREREEAFSVYAVCCKFAHTSAHALGHPELVTMACERAAWAARLSGDPVLPAVADWMRVWDMWASADWSDAVALSDRALGSIEGEYRAGDPLAVRAWGTLHLRAAVSAARAGDPPVCEDHIQQAREAAGRLTGQPAFDRHSLTFSPGNVLIHAISVQVEMGDHSQALTLAERSDAAQIEALPNSRRGHHCMDVARAWLWDGNRDRALAELEKAERIAPQLIRNHPIARATLRKIVYAERASTREKLRRMSDRFHLDG from the coding sequence GTGCTGGAGGAACGGGAGACCATCGGCAAGCGCGTGAAGCGCCAACGCCTACGGCTGGGTATGCCGCAGGCTGACCTAGCCGCGGCGATCGGCAGGACCCAAGGGTGGGTATCCAAGGTTGAAAACGGCAAGGTGGAACTTGATAGAGCAAGCATCATCAACCAGCTTGCGGCTGCCCTGCACTGCCACCCCAACGACCTGATCGAGCGTCCGTACGTGGCGGGCAAGTCGTCCGAGAATCAGTGGCAGGTGTCAGCCTCGGGCATCTTGCGTGAGTTGCGCCGCTACGACTTGACTCCAGTTTTCGACGGTGCGCCGCGCCGGTCCGCTGAGCTGTGGCGTGACACGCTGCGCCTTCACCGACTGCGCGACACAGCATCGAACGTTGCCATCCTGCGCGTACTGCCGGACATGCTCCGCGAAGCACGTGCGCTGGCTGAGGTGTCCACGGGGCGGGAGCGGGAGGAGGCGTTCTCGGTCTATGCGGTGTGTTGCAAGTTCGCCCACACGTCGGCTCATGCTCTTGGGCACCCGGAGTTGGTCACGATGGCCTGTGAGCGCGCAGCCTGGGCGGCTCGGCTCTCGGGTGATCCCGTGCTTCCCGCCGTAGCCGACTGGATGCGGGTATGGGACATGTGGGCCAGCGCGGACTGGTCCGATGCCGTCGCACTGTCGGATCGGGCGTTGGGCTCCATCGAGGGGGAGTACCGCGCAGGTGATCCCTTGGCCGTGCGCGCTTGGGGGACGCTGCACCTGCGGGCCGCCGTCTCTGCCGCTCGCGCTGGCGATCCTCCGGTCTGCGAAGATCATATCCAGCAGGCTCGGGAGGCAGCGGGCCGACTCACTGGGCAACCTGCCTTCGATCGGCACTCTCTGACCTTCTCGCCCGGGAATGTCTTGATCCATGCCATCTCTGTACAGGTGGAGATGGGTGACCACTCACAAGCTTTGACGCTCGCCGAGCGATCCGACGCGGCGCAGATTGAGGCGCTGCCGAACTCGCGGCGCGGCCACCACTGCATGGATGTGGCTCGGGCCTGGCTCTGGGACGGAAACCGCGACCGGGCGTTGGCGGAACTCGAAAAGGCGGAGCGGATCGCCCCGCAACTGATCCGCAACCACCCCATCGCTCGCGCCACGCTCCGAAAGATCGTTTACGCCGAACGGGCTTCTACGCGGGAGAAGTTGAGGCGCATGTCTGACCGCTTCCATCTGGACGGGTAG
- the tgmA gene encoding putative ATP-grasp-modified RiPP codes for MTTTPAPWGTGRMAPYAPTTTVPQYTPVIDPETQIAVIVDEHGRTVEMGAHGTSTNTSTPTNTGGGDGQNGGQNTPTDMDSMPANDQDQGTG; via the coding sequence ATGACGACGACACCCGCACCGTGGGGAACGGGGCGCATGGCACCGTATGCGCCCACCACCACCGTTCCGCAGTACACGCCCGTGATCGACCCCGAGACGCAGATTGCCGTGATCGTGGACGAGCACGGGCGCACGGTCGAGATGGGTGCTCACGGCACCAGCACCAACACCAGCACCCCCACCAACACCGGGGGCGGCGACGGGCAGAACGGGGGGCAGAACACGCCCACCGACATGGACAGCATGCCCGCGAACGACCAGGACCAGGGCACCGGCTGA